A genomic stretch from Megachile rotundata isolate GNS110a chromosome 1, iyMegRotu1, whole genome shotgun sequence includes:
- the rk gene encoding G-protein coupled receptor rickets isoform X1 — translation MCTQSCRGTAAAVILTMFLCRICSAEEQPGSLNGPALLETCNVTADGRELTCRGAGFLSILEPFDVTALPSTVNLTKLDLTSNNITDIPVRAFHRIPNLEVLLLRRNRLHTIADDAFANLTSLRVLELDDNYLTKIPTAIVKLSGLEDLSLSNNRIETLEEHVFQRIANLRSLDLRGNPIKEIHGNTFQNLRKLRKLILSNLKELRIFPNLNGTRSLEVLRLDRAQVTEVPKDLCEQCPKLKSLDMKSNYLTELPNLRNCSELRVLDLATNMISSLLDEPFKGLNMLHDLLLSNNKLQVIPSDAFTGLSRLQVLDLESNYIEYIHPDVFKETIHLEDLNLGNNIFPALPTKGLSGLLHLKTFNNPALREFPAPERFPRVQTMVLSYAYHCCSFLSIEVEEPVTKSSVQESILFPTDNEFDPSLWNSSITDIWPQLNNMTDKFGSQINELWANFGSDFTYPGNLPSYVEDYFDEQNSRVTPPAQILPSHVQCLPQPGPFLPCQDLFDWWTLRCGVWVVFLLAMLGNGTVVFVLIFSRSKMDVPRFLVCNLAAADFFMGIYLGLLAVVDASTLGEFRMYAIPWQTSAGCQLAGFLGVLSSELSVYTLAVITLERNYAITHAMHLNKRLSLKHAGYIMTVGWCFALSMASLPLLGISDYRKFAICLPFETTGNAALAYVIFLMLINGVAFLILMGCYLKMYCAIRGSQAWNSNDSRIAKRMALLVFTDFLCWSPIAFFSLTATFGLQLVSLEQAKVFAVFVLPLNSCCNPFLYAILTKQFKKDCVLICKAIEESRVTRGIGRCRHSSNFSNRQTPVNTNSLVDRSSRDNQLPCACNSRLLETSQCSGYRRWGTRILWPCAKDTRPRHARSDQYAYQIAEIQQKQHKRASSVSSSENFSSSRSDSWRQTHHCGIPLRLLDPKRRASSWLITRKPSQDSNLSSSRNDSSGSATTASTSTWRTSRSSAFLEVTARNTPRPARAKPRLTRQLAIQEPEPPGSPSRLAVRLLATIPSAAETSDQQDDDNTPQN, via the exons CTGTCGCGGCACCGCTGCTGCTGTCATTCTGACAATGTTCCTCTGCCGGATTTGCTCTGCCGAGGAGCAGCCAGGATCCTTGAACGGACCGGCTCTCTTGGAAACCTGCAATGTCACTGCCGATGGACGGGAGCTCACCTGTCGCGGTGCTGGCTTCCTGTCTATCCTGGAACCTTTCGATGTCACCGCACTTCCATCCACCGTCAACCTTACAAAGCT AGACCTAACGAGCAACAACATAACAGACATTCCAGTCCGTGCCTTCCATCGAATTCCCAATCTTGAGGTGTT GTTACTTCGACGAAATCGTTTGCACACGATCGCCGACGATGCATTCGCGAACTTAACGAGCCTTCGAGTATT GGAGCTCGATgacaattatttaacaaaaattccgACCGCGATCGTAAAGCTCTCTGGCCTTGAAGACCT GTCCCTCTCGAACAACCGTATTGAAACGTTGGAGGAGCACGTTTTTCAGCGTATCGCTAATCTACGTTCCCTCGATCTACGTGGTAATCCCATCAAGGAAATACACGGGAACACTTTTCAGAATCTACGGAAACTTCGTAAACT GATTTTGTCTAATCTGAAAGAATTACGAATATTTCCGAATTTAAATGGAACACGATCGTTGGAGGTGTTAAGATTAGATCGTGCACAGGTGACGGAGGTTCCGAAAGATTTATGCGAACAATGTCCAAAATTGAAGAGTCT TGATATGAAATCCAATTACCTGACGGAGCTGCCGAATTTACGAAATTGTAGCGAATTAAGGGTTCT GGACCTCGCCACTAACATGATTTCATCGTTGCTGGATGAGCCTTTCAAAGGTCTTAACATGCTGCACGACCTGCTTCTCTCGAATAACAAGTTACAAGTGATCCCAAGCGACGCGTTCACCGGCTTGTCGAGGTTGCAGGTATT GGACCTGGAGAGCAATTACATCGAATACATTCATCCTGACGTGTTCAAGGAAACGATACATTTAGAGGACCT AAATCTCGGGAACAACATATTTCCAGCACTGCCAACGAAGGGGTTGTCAGGACTCTTGCACCTTAAAACGTTCAATAATCCAGCACTAAGGGAATTTCCAGCACCGGAGCGATTTCCACGCGTGCAAACGATGGTATTGTCGTATGCTTATCACTGTTGCTCGTTTCTGTCCATCGAGGTGGAAGAACCAGTGACAAAATCCTCCGTACAAGAGTCTATCTTGTTTCCCACTGACAACGAGTTCGATCCGAGCCTATGGAACTCGAGCATTACTGATATCTGGCCACAACTCA ATAACATGACCGACAAATTTGGCTCGCAAATAAATGAACTTTGGGCTAACTTTGGTTCAGATTTTACGTACCCTGGTAACCTGCCCTCATATGTTGAGGATTATTTTGACGAGCAGAATAGCCGAGTTACGCCGCCAGCTCAGATACTGCCCTCACACGTACAGTGCCTACCTCAACCTG GTCCATTTTTGCCGTGCCAAGATCTCTTCGACTGGTGGACACTACGTTGCGGTGTGTGGGTAGTCTTTTTGCTAGCCATGCTTGGCAATGGAACCGTAGTATTCGTGTTAATATTCTCCAGAAGCAAAATGGACGTACCACGATTTCTAGTTTGCAACCTTGCTGCGGCAGATTTTTTCATGGGCATTTATTTGG GTTTACTGGCAGTTGTGGACGCATCGACGTTAGGAGAGTTCCGAATGTACGCCATACCCTGGCAAACTTCTGCCGGATGTCAGTTGGCCGGTTTTCTGGGTGTTCTCAGTTCCGAGTTGAGCGTGTACACGCTAGCAGTGATCACATTAGAGCGGAACTACGCTATAACCCACGCGATGCATCTAAACAAAAGACTGTCCCTAAAGCACGCTGGCTACATAATGACGGTGGGTTGGTGTTTCGCCCTGTCGATGGCCAGTTTGCCCCTCCTCGGTATCTCGGATTACCGAAAGTTCGCAATCTGCTTGCCATTCGAGACGACGGGGAACGCGGCTCTGGCATACGTCATCTTCCTGATGCTGATCAACGGAGTGGCGTTTCTGATCCTGATGGGATGCTACTTGAAGATGTACTGCGCGATCAGAGGCTCGCAGGCGTGGAACTCGAACGATTCCCGGATAGCCAAGCGAATGGCACTGCTGGTGTTCACCGACTTTCTGTGTTGGTCTCCCATAGCGTTCTTCTCCTTGACAGCCACCTTCGGATTGCAGCTGGTCTCCCTGGAGCAGGCCAAGGTATTCGCGGTGTTCGTGTTGCCGTTAAATTCTTGCTGCAACCCGTTCCTGTACGCCATCCTGACCAAACAGTTCAAGAAGGACTGCGTGCTAATATGCAAGGCGATCGAGGAGTCCAGAGTGACTCGGGGGATAGGCAGGTGTCGACACAGCTCGAACTTTAGCAATAGGCAAACACCCGTGAACACGAACAGTCTGGTGGATCGATCGTCCCGCGACAACCAGCTGCCCTGCGCCTGTAACTCGAGGCTGCTGGAGACCAGCCAGTGCTCCGGTTACCGACGATGGGGTACCAGGATACTGTGGCCCTGTGCCAAGGATACGAGACCCCGCCACGCTCGTAGCGACCAGTACGCTTACCAAATCGCGGAGATCCAGCAGAAACAACACAAACGAGCCTCGTCCGTATCCTCCAGCGAGAACTTCTCCTCGTCCAGGTCGGACTCCTGGAGACAGACGCATCATTGCGGCATCCCGTTGAGGTTGCTAGACCCGAAAAGGAGAGCTTCGTCCTGGCTGATCACCAGGAAGCCCTCGCAAGACTCGAACCTTAGTTCCTCCAGAAACGACTCGTCGGGGTCCGCTACCACTGCCAGCACCAGCACTTGGAGGACCTCTAGATCCAGCGCGTTTCTGGAGGTAACCGCGAGGAACACGCCTAGACCTGCCAGGGCGAAGCCAAGACTGACCCGTCAGCTGGCTATACAGGAACCTGAACCGCCAGGATCTCCGAGCAGATTGGCTGTCAGGTTACTGGCGACCATACCGTCCGCTGCTGAAACCAGCGACCAACAGGACGATGACAATACGCCGCAGAATTAG
- the rk gene encoding G-protein coupled receptor rickets isoform X3: MCTQSCRGTAAAVILTMFLCRICSAEEQPGSLNGPALLETCNVTADGRELTCRGAGFLSILEPFDVTALPSTVNLTKLDLTSNNITDIPVRAFHRIPNLEVLLLRRNRLHTIADDAFANLTSLRVLSLSNNRIETLEEHVFQRIANLRSLDLRGNPIKEIHGNTFQNLRKLRKLILSNLKELRIFPNLNGTRSLEVLRLDRAQVTEVPKDLCEQCPKLKSLDMKSNYLTELPNLRNCSELRVLDLATNMISSLLDEPFKGLNMLHDLLLSNNKLQVIPSDAFTGLSRLQVLDLESNYIEYIHPDVFKETIHLEDLNLGNNIFPALPTKGLSGLLHLKTFNNPALREFPAPERFPRVQTMVLSYAYHCCSFLSIEVEEPVTKSSVQESILFPTDNEFDPSLWNSSITDIWPQLNNMTDKFGSQINELWANFGSDFTYPGNLPSYVEDYFDEQNSRVTPPAQILPSHVQCLPQPGPFLPCQDLFDWWTLRCGVWVVFLLAMLGNGTVVFVLIFSRSKMDVPRFLVCNLAAADFFMGIYLGLLAVVDASTLGEFRMYAIPWQTSAGCQLAGFLGVLSSELSVYTLAVITLERNYAITHAMHLNKRLSLKHAGYIMTVGWCFALSMASLPLLGISDYRKFAICLPFETTGNAALAYVIFLMLINGVAFLILMGCYLKMYCAIRGSQAWNSNDSRIAKRMALLVFTDFLCWSPIAFFSLTATFGLQLVSLEQAKVFAVFVLPLNSCCNPFLYAILTKQFKKDCVLICKAIEESRVTRGIGRCRHSSNFSNRQTPVNTNSLVDRSSRDNQLPCACNSRLLETSQCSGYRRWGTRILWPCAKDTRPRHARSDQYAYQIAEIQQKQHKRASSVSSSENFSSSRSDSWRQTHHCGIPLRLLDPKRRASSWLITRKPSQDSNLSSSRNDSSGSATTASTSTWRTSRSSAFLEVTARNTPRPARAKPRLTRQLAIQEPEPPGSPSRLAVRLLATIPSAAETSDQQDDDNTPQN, from the exons CTGTCGCGGCACCGCTGCTGCTGTCATTCTGACAATGTTCCTCTGCCGGATTTGCTCTGCCGAGGAGCAGCCAGGATCCTTGAACGGACCGGCTCTCTTGGAAACCTGCAATGTCACTGCCGATGGACGGGAGCTCACCTGTCGCGGTGCTGGCTTCCTGTCTATCCTGGAACCTTTCGATGTCACCGCACTTCCATCCACCGTCAACCTTACAAAGCT AGACCTAACGAGCAACAACATAACAGACATTCCAGTCCGTGCCTTCCATCGAATTCCCAATCTTGAGGTGTT GTTACTTCGACGAAATCGTTTGCACACGATCGCCGACGATGCATTCGCGAACTTAACGAGCCTTCGAGTATT GTCCCTCTCGAACAACCGTATTGAAACGTTGGAGGAGCACGTTTTTCAGCGTATCGCTAATCTACGTTCCCTCGATCTACGTGGTAATCCCATCAAGGAAATACACGGGAACACTTTTCAGAATCTACGGAAACTTCGTAAACT GATTTTGTCTAATCTGAAAGAATTACGAATATTTCCGAATTTAAATGGAACACGATCGTTGGAGGTGTTAAGATTAGATCGTGCACAGGTGACGGAGGTTCCGAAAGATTTATGCGAACAATGTCCAAAATTGAAGAGTCT TGATATGAAATCCAATTACCTGACGGAGCTGCCGAATTTACGAAATTGTAGCGAATTAAGGGTTCT GGACCTCGCCACTAACATGATTTCATCGTTGCTGGATGAGCCTTTCAAAGGTCTTAACATGCTGCACGACCTGCTTCTCTCGAATAACAAGTTACAAGTGATCCCAAGCGACGCGTTCACCGGCTTGTCGAGGTTGCAGGTATT GGACCTGGAGAGCAATTACATCGAATACATTCATCCTGACGTGTTCAAGGAAACGATACATTTAGAGGACCT AAATCTCGGGAACAACATATTTCCAGCACTGCCAACGAAGGGGTTGTCAGGACTCTTGCACCTTAAAACGTTCAATAATCCAGCACTAAGGGAATTTCCAGCACCGGAGCGATTTCCACGCGTGCAAACGATGGTATTGTCGTATGCTTATCACTGTTGCTCGTTTCTGTCCATCGAGGTGGAAGAACCAGTGACAAAATCCTCCGTACAAGAGTCTATCTTGTTTCCCACTGACAACGAGTTCGATCCGAGCCTATGGAACTCGAGCATTACTGATATCTGGCCACAACTCA ATAACATGACCGACAAATTTGGCTCGCAAATAAATGAACTTTGGGCTAACTTTGGTTCAGATTTTACGTACCCTGGTAACCTGCCCTCATATGTTGAGGATTATTTTGACGAGCAGAATAGCCGAGTTACGCCGCCAGCTCAGATACTGCCCTCACACGTACAGTGCCTACCTCAACCTG GTCCATTTTTGCCGTGCCAAGATCTCTTCGACTGGTGGACACTACGTTGCGGTGTGTGGGTAGTCTTTTTGCTAGCCATGCTTGGCAATGGAACCGTAGTATTCGTGTTAATATTCTCCAGAAGCAAAATGGACGTACCACGATTTCTAGTTTGCAACCTTGCTGCGGCAGATTTTTTCATGGGCATTTATTTGG GTTTACTGGCAGTTGTGGACGCATCGACGTTAGGAGAGTTCCGAATGTACGCCATACCCTGGCAAACTTCTGCCGGATGTCAGTTGGCCGGTTTTCTGGGTGTTCTCAGTTCCGAGTTGAGCGTGTACACGCTAGCAGTGATCACATTAGAGCGGAACTACGCTATAACCCACGCGATGCATCTAAACAAAAGACTGTCCCTAAAGCACGCTGGCTACATAATGACGGTGGGTTGGTGTTTCGCCCTGTCGATGGCCAGTTTGCCCCTCCTCGGTATCTCGGATTACCGAAAGTTCGCAATCTGCTTGCCATTCGAGACGACGGGGAACGCGGCTCTGGCATACGTCATCTTCCTGATGCTGATCAACGGAGTGGCGTTTCTGATCCTGATGGGATGCTACTTGAAGATGTACTGCGCGATCAGAGGCTCGCAGGCGTGGAACTCGAACGATTCCCGGATAGCCAAGCGAATGGCACTGCTGGTGTTCACCGACTTTCTGTGTTGGTCTCCCATAGCGTTCTTCTCCTTGACAGCCACCTTCGGATTGCAGCTGGTCTCCCTGGAGCAGGCCAAGGTATTCGCGGTGTTCGTGTTGCCGTTAAATTCTTGCTGCAACCCGTTCCTGTACGCCATCCTGACCAAACAGTTCAAGAAGGACTGCGTGCTAATATGCAAGGCGATCGAGGAGTCCAGAGTGACTCGGGGGATAGGCAGGTGTCGACACAGCTCGAACTTTAGCAATAGGCAAACACCCGTGAACACGAACAGTCTGGTGGATCGATCGTCCCGCGACAACCAGCTGCCCTGCGCCTGTAACTCGAGGCTGCTGGAGACCAGCCAGTGCTCCGGTTACCGACGATGGGGTACCAGGATACTGTGGCCCTGTGCCAAGGATACGAGACCCCGCCACGCTCGTAGCGACCAGTACGCTTACCAAATCGCGGAGATCCAGCAGAAACAACACAAACGAGCCTCGTCCGTATCCTCCAGCGAGAACTTCTCCTCGTCCAGGTCGGACTCCTGGAGACAGACGCATCATTGCGGCATCCCGTTGAGGTTGCTAGACCCGAAAAGGAGAGCTTCGTCCTGGCTGATCACCAGGAAGCCCTCGCAAGACTCGAACCTTAGTTCCTCCAGAAACGACTCGTCGGGGTCCGCTACCACTGCCAGCACCAGCACTTGGAGGACCTCTAGATCCAGCGCGTTTCTGGAGGTAACCGCGAGGAACACGCCTAGACCTGCCAGGGCGAAGCCAAGACTGACCCGTCAGCTGGCTATACAGGAACCTGAACCGCCAGGATCTCCGAGCAGATTGGCTGTCAGGTTACTGGCGACCATACCGTCCGCTGCTGAAACCAGCGACCAACAGGACGATGACAATACGCCGCAGAATTAG
- the rk gene encoding G-protein coupled receptor rickets isoform X5 — protein sequence MSLSNNRIETLEEHVFQRIANLRSLDLRGNPIKEIHGNTFQNLRKLRKLILSNLKELRIFPNLNGTRSLEVLRLDRAQVTEVPKDLCEQCPKLKSLDMKSNYLTELPNLRNCSELRVLDLATNMISSLLDEPFKGLNMLHDLLLSNNKLQVIPSDAFTGLSRLQVLDLESNYIEYIHPDVFKETIHLEDLNLGNNIFPALPTKGLSGLLHLKTFNNPALREFPAPERFPRVQTMVLSYAYHCCSFLSIEVEEPVTKSSVQESILFPTDNEFDPSLWNSSITDIWPQLNNMTDKFGSQINELWANFGSDFTYPGNLPSYVEDYFDEQNSRVTPPAQILPSHVQCLPQPGPFLPCQDLFDWWTLRCGVWVVFLLAMLGNGTVVFVLIFSRSKMDVPRFLVCNLAAADFFMGIYLGLLAVVDASTLGEFRMYAIPWQTSAGCQLAGFLGVLSSELSVYTLAVITLERNYAITHAMHLNKRLSLKHAGYIMTVGWCFALSMASLPLLGISDYRKFAICLPFETTGNAALAYVIFLMLINGVAFLILMGCYLKMYCAIRGSQAWNSNDSRIAKRMALLVFTDFLCWSPIAFFSLTATFGLQLVSLEQAKVFAVFVLPLNSCCNPFLYAILTKQFKKDCVLICKAIEESRVTRGIGRCRHSSNFSNRQTPVNTNSLVDRSSRDNQLPCACNSRLLETSQCSGYRRWGTRILWPCAKDTRPRHARSDQYAYQIAEIQQKQHKRASSVSSSENFSSSRSDSWRQTHHCGIPLRLLDPKRRASSWLITRKPSQDSNLSSSRNDSSGSATTASTSTWRTSRSSAFLEVTARNTPRPARAKPRLTRQLAIQEPEPPGSPSRLAVRLLATIPSAAETSDQQDDDNTPQN from the exons AT GTCCCTCTCGAACAACCGTATTGAAACGTTGGAGGAGCACGTTTTTCAGCGTATCGCTAATCTACGTTCCCTCGATCTACGTGGTAATCCCATCAAGGAAATACACGGGAACACTTTTCAGAATCTACGGAAACTTCGTAAACT GATTTTGTCTAATCTGAAAGAATTACGAATATTTCCGAATTTAAATGGAACACGATCGTTGGAGGTGTTAAGATTAGATCGTGCACAGGTGACGGAGGTTCCGAAAGATTTATGCGAACAATGTCCAAAATTGAAGAGTCT TGATATGAAATCCAATTACCTGACGGAGCTGCCGAATTTACGAAATTGTAGCGAATTAAGGGTTCT GGACCTCGCCACTAACATGATTTCATCGTTGCTGGATGAGCCTTTCAAAGGTCTTAACATGCTGCACGACCTGCTTCTCTCGAATAACAAGTTACAAGTGATCCCAAGCGACGCGTTCACCGGCTTGTCGAGGTTGCAGGTATT GGACCTGGAGAGCAATTACATCGAATACATTCATCCTGACGTGTTCAAGGAAACGATACATTTAGAGGACCT AAATCTCGGGAACAACATATTTCCAGCACTGCCAACGAAGGGGTTGTCAGGACTCTTGCACCTTAAAACGTTCAATAATCCAGCACTAAGGGAATTTCCAGCACCGGAGCGATTTCCACGCGTGCAAACGATGGTATTGTCGTATGCTTATCACTGTTGCTCGTTTCTGTCCATCGAGGTGGAAGAACCAGTGACAAAATCCTCCGTACAAGAGTCTATCTTGTTTCCCACTGACAACGAGTTCGATCCGAGCCTATGGAACTCGAGCATTACTGATATCTGGCCACAACTCA ATAACATGACCGACAAATTTGGCTCGCAAATAAATGAACTTTGGGCTAACTTTGGTTCAGATTTTACGTACCCTGGTAACCTGCCCTCATATGTTGAGGATTATTTTGACGAGCAGAATAGCCGAGTTACGCCGCCAGCTCAGATACTGCCCTCACACGTACAGTGCCTACCTCAACCTG GTCCATTTTTGCCGTGCCAAGATCTCTTCGACTGGTGGACACTACGTTGCGGTGTGTGGGTAGTCTTTTTGCTAGCCATGCTTGGCAATGGAACCGTAGTATTCGTGTTAATATTCTCCAGAAGCAAAATGGACGTACCACGATTTCTAGTTTGCAACCTTGCTGCGGCAGATTTTTTCATGGGCATTTATTTGG GTTTACTGGCAGTTGTGGACGCATCGACGTTAGGAGAGTTCCGAATGTACGCCATACCCTGGCAAACTTCTGCCGGATGTCAGTTGGCCGGTTTTCTGGGTGTTCTCAGTTCCGAGTTGAGCGTGTACACGCTAGCAGTGATCACATTAGAGCGGAACTACGCTATAACCCACGCGATGCATCTAAACAAAAGACTGTCCCTAAAGCACGCTGGCTACATAATGACGGTGGGTTGGTGTTTCGCCCTGTCGATGGCCAGTTTGCCCCTCCTCGGTATCTCGGATTACCGAAAGTTCGCAATCTGCTTGCCATTCGAGACGACGGGGAACGCGGCTCTGGCATACGTCATCTTCCTGATGCTGATCAACGGAGTGGCGTTTCTGATCCTGATGGGATGCTACTTGAAGATGTACTGCGCGATCAGAGGCTCGCAGGCGTGGAACTCGAACGATTCCCGGATAGCCAAGCGAATGGCACTGCTGGTGTTCACCGACTTTCTGTGTTGGTCTCCCATAGCGTTCTTCTCCTTGACAGCCACCTTCGGATTGCAGCTGGTCTCCCTGGAGCAGGCCAAGGTATTCGCGGTGTTCGTGTTGCCGTTAAATTCTTGCTGCAACCCGTTCCTGTACGCCATCCTGACCAAACAGTTCAAGAAGGACTGCGTGCTAATATGCAAGGCGATCGAGGAGTCCAGAGTGACTCGGGGGATAGGCAGGTGTCGACACAGCTCGAACTTTAGCAATAGGCAAACACCCGTGAACACGAACAGTCTGGTGGATCGATCGTCCCGCGACAACCAGCTGCCCTGCGCCTGTAACTCGAGGCTGCTGGAGACCAGCCAGTGCTCCGGTTACCGACGATGGGGTACCAGGATACTGTGGCCCTGTGCCAAGGATACGAGACCCCGCCACGCTCGTAGCGACCAGTACGCTTACCAAATCGCGGAGATCCAGCAGAAACAACACAAACGAGCCTCGTCCGTATCCTCCAGCGAGAACTTCTCCTCGTCCAGGTCGGACTCCTGGAGACAGACGCATCATTGCGGCATCCCGTTGAGGTTGCTAGACCCGAAAAGGAGAGCTTCGTCCTGGCTGATCACCAGGAAGCCCTCGCAAGACTCGAACCTTAGTTCCTCCAGAAACGACTCGTCGGGGTCCGCTACCACTGCCAGCACCAGCACTTGGAGGACCTCTAGATCCAGCGCGTTTCTGGAGGTAACCGCGAGGAACACGCCTAGACCTGCCAGGGCGAAGCCAAGACTGACCCGTCAGCTGGCTATACAGGAACCTGAACCGCCAGGATCTCCGAGCAGATTGGCTGTCAGGTTACTGGCGACCATACCGTCCGCTGCTGAAACCAGCGACCAACAGGACGATGACAATACGCCGCAGAATTAG